A genomic window from Populus alba chromosome 19, ASM523922v2, whole genome shotgun sequence includes:
- the LOC118035977 gene encoding uncharacterized protein — MSLEKHTMTASLLNKPFFSFFLHILFLLLHIFSFSSFFALATHTPSTISPFGNNNTEAEALLKWKASLDNQSQSLLSSWVGISPCINWIGITCDNSGSVTNLTLESFGLRGTLYDLNFSSFPNLFWLDLGDNSLSGTIPHEIGKLRNLSFLALSINKLSGPIPSSIGNLTGLSKLYLWINKLSGSIPFSIGNMTMLTVLALYQNNLTGSIPSSIGNLTSLSELYLWSNKLSGSIPQEIGLLESLNKLDLSNNTLTSRIPYSIGKLRNLSSLYLLKNQLSGSIPFSIRNMTMLIVLDLSQNNLTGIIPSFIGNLTMLTALNLYHNNLSGCVPSEIGQLKSLEILQLLDNKFHGPLPSEMNNLTHLNFLTLGINEFTGHLPLDLCHGGVLEHFIAAYNYFSGSISKSLKNCTRLYRVRLDWNQLTGNISEVFGVYPHLDYIDLSYNNFYGELSSKWGDCRNMTSLKISNNNVSGEIPPELGKATQLHLIDLSSNHLKGAIPKDLGGLKLLYELLLNNNHLSGVIPLDIKMLSNLQILNLASNNLSGLIPKQLGECSNLLLLNLSGNKFRESIPSGIGFLLSLRDLDLSCNFLTREIPRQLGQLQMLETLNVSHNMLCGRIPSTFKDMLSLTTVDISSNKLQGPIPDIKAFHNASFEALRDNMGICGNASGLKPCNLPRSSKIVKRKSNKLVLLIVLPLLGSLLLVFVVIGALSILCNRARKRNAEPENEQDRNIFTILGHDGKKLYENIVEATEEFNSNYCIGEGGYGTVYKAAMPTEQVVAVKKLHRSQTEKLSDFKAFEREVCVLANIRHRNIVKMYGFCSHAKHSFLVYEFIERGSLRKIITSEEQAIEFDWMKRLNVVKGVGGALSYLHHSCSPPIIHRDITSNNILLDLEYEAHVSDFGTARLLMPDSSNWTSFAGTFGYTAPELAYTMKVTEKCDVYSFGVVTMEVMTGRHPGDLISALLSPGSSSSSSMPPIAQHALLKDVLDQRISLPKKGAAEGVVHMMKIALACLHPNPQSRPTMEKISFELTTKWPPLPMAFCTISLGDLLIS; from the exons ATGTCTCTTGAAAAACACACCATGACGGCGTCCTTACTAAACAAAccattcttctccttctttctccaCATCCTGTTTTTGCTCCTTCACATATTCagcttttcttccttctttgcttTAGCTACACACACTCCCTccacaatttcaccatttggTAATAATAACACAGAAGCTGAGGCTCTTCTCAAGTGGAAAGCCAGTCTTGACAACCAGAGCCaatctctcctttcttcttgGGTCGGCATCAGCCCATGCATTAACTGGATTGGAATCACCTGTGACAATTCTGGAAGCGTCACCAACTTGACACTTGAAAGTTTTGGTTTGAGAGGTACGCTTTATGATTTAAACTTCTCATCCTTCCCCAATCTTTTTTGGCTTGACCTTGGTGATAATTCTCTTTCTGGAACCATTCCACatgaaattggaaaattaagaaaCTTATCTTTCCTAGCTCTTTCTATTAACAAACTCTCTGGTcccatcccttcttctattggaaaCTTGACAGGCCTATCCAAACTCTATCTTTGGAttaacaaactctctggttccATCCCTTTTTCTATTGGAAACATGACCATGCTCACTGTTTTAGcactatatcaaaataatctcacTGGTtccatcccttcttctattggaaaCTTAACAAGCCTATCCGAACTCTATCTTTGGAgtaacaaactctctggttccATTCCTCAAGAAATTGGGTTGCTAGAGTCTCTCAATAAACTTGACTTGTCAAATAATACTTTAACTAGTAGAATCCCTTATTCCattggaaaattaagaaatttatcttccctttaccttttgaaAAACCAACTCTCTGGTTCCATCCCTTTTTCTATTAGAAACATGACCATGCTTATTGTTTTAGACCTATCTCAAAATAATCTCACTGGGATCATCCCTTCTTTTATTGGAAACTTGACAATGCTCACTGCACTTAATCtatatcataataatttatCTGGATGTGTTCCTTCAGAAATAGGACAACTTAAATCGCTTGAGATCTTGCAATTACTTGACAACAAATTTCACGGCCCTTTGCCCTCAGAGATGAACAATCTCAcccatttgaattttttgactTTGGGTATCAACGAATTCACGGGTCATTTGCCACTAGATTTATGCCATGGAGGAGTATTGGAACACTTTATCGCTGCCTACAACTACTTCTCAGGTTCAATCTCGAAAAGCTTGAAAAACTGTACTCGTTTATACCGAGTAAGACTTGATTGGAATCAATTAACAGGAAATATTTCTGAGGTTTTCGGTGTCTATCCACATCTGGATTATATTGATTTGagttacaataatttttatggtgAGCTTTCTTCCAAATGGGGAGATTGTCGTAACATGACAAGcctaaaaatctcaaacaataaTGTTTCTGGTGAGATACCACCAGAGCTTGGGAAGGCTACTCAATTGCACTTGATAGATCTGTCATCAAATCACTTAAAAGGAGCCATCCCAAAAGATTTAGGGGGTTTGAAGTTGTTGTACGAGCTTCTCCTTAACAACAACCATCTTTCAGGTGTCATTCCCTTAGATATTAAGATGCTTTCCAATCTTCAAATCCTTAATTTAGCATCTAATAATCTGAGTGGATTGATTCCAAAACAACTTGGGGAATGCTCGAATTTATTGTTGCTGAACCTCAGCGGTAATAAATTTAGAGAAAGCATTCCAAGTGGGATAGGCTTTCTACTTTCTCTTCGAGATCTTGATCTTAGCTGCAATTTCCTGACTCGAGAGATACCGAGGCAACTTGGGCAACTGCAAATGTTGGAAACTCTGAATGTCTCTCACAACATGCTTTGTGGACGGATTCCGAGCACTTTCAAAGACATGTTAAGCTTAACAACTGTGGATATCTCATCCAATAAGCTACAAGGCCCCATTCCCGATATCAAAGCCTTCCACAACGCTTCATTTGAGGCATTAAGGGATAATATGGGTATATGTGGCAATGCCAGTGGTCTAAAGCCGTGCAATCTTCCAAGAAGCAGCAAAATTGTTAAGAGAAAGAGCAACAAGCTTGTGCTTTTGATTGTACTCCCTCTTTTAGGAAGCTTGCTTTTAGTGTTTGTTGTGATTGGAGCTTTATCCATTCTCTGCAATAGAGCTAGGAAGAGAAACGCTGAGCCAGAAAATGAACAAGATCGAAACATATTCACGATATTGGGCCATGATGGGAAGAAGTTGTATGAGAATATCGTTGAAGCTACAGAGGAATTCAACTCCAACTACTGCATTGGCGAAGGAGGATATGGAACTGTTTATAAAGCAGCGATGCCAACAGAACAGGTGGTTGCTGTGAAGAAACTTCACCGGTCACAAACAGAAAAGTTGTCCGATTTTAAAGCTTTTGAAAGGGAAGTTTGCGTGTTGGCAAATATTCGACATCGAAATATTGTGAAAATGTATGGATTTTGCTCACATGCAAAGCATTCTTTTTTGGTTTACGAGTTCATTGAAAGAGGAAGCTTGAGAAAGATTATAACCAGTGAGGAACAAGCAATTGAGTTCGATTGGATGAAAAGGTTGAACGTTGTGAAAGGGGTGGGTGGAGCTTTATCCTATCTACACCATTCTTGCTCTCCTCCGATCATTCATCGAGACATTACCAGCAATAATATCCTTCTGGACTTGGAATATGAAGCACACGTCTCCGACTTTGGCACAGCTAGACTGTTGATGCCTGACTCATCCAATTGGACCTCATTTGCAGGTACTTTTGGATATACTGCTCCAG aGCTAGCTTACACAATGAAAGTGACTGAAAAATGCGATGTCTATAGCTTCGGAGTGGTAACAATGGAGGTGATGACAGGAAGGCACCCAGGCGATCTCATTTCAGCACTCTTATCACCAGGATCTTCGTCGTCATCATCGATGCCACCGATTGCTCAACATGCACTATTGAAGGATGTGTTAGACCAACGCATCTCGCTTCCTAAAAAAGGAGCAGCAGAGGGCGTTGTACACATGATGAAAATTGCACTTGCATGCTTGCATCCCAATCCCCAATCCCGGCCTACAatggaaaaaatttctttcGAGCTTACAACCAAGTGGCCTCCACTGCCTATGGCATTTTGCACAATAAGTTTGGGAGATCTCTTAATCTCATAG